The sequence GCAGAAAGACAATGAAGAAAACCAGATGTCAGGATAAGGGGTTTATATTTTCCTGTAATGAGACTAGATCATAGGAAGCCATCAAAGGCTTAAGTAGAAGTGAAATAGGATTCAGTTTGCAATTGGGAAAGACATTCTGGTGGAAATATGTTCACGGGAAGAGAGCGATAAGGAGATCATTCCTAATCTTGCTAAACTtgccttttcaaaataaattccacCAAAGGCTTTTTGGGTCTCTCAGCTACAAAAGATCATAGATATCAGAGATCTAGAAAGCAGGTTGAGGAATTAGCCCTCAAGCCATTCCCCTACTGTGAGATAAGATCATATAGTGGAGTGTACCATGTCCTAGTCGCTTCCCTCGCAGGCAGTTGAGGTTGGTCATGTGTGtattaaaataagacaatgaaagaaactgaagagccAGATTCTTAATTCTGAATGAAACTCATTTATTGCAACCCACACCGAATACATTCTTTCCACACCTGAGTGGCATTGAATAGCATTGTAAACCAAATCATTTTACCTTAAGGAGAGAGGAAACAAAGATTAAAATGTGAAAGGAGCAGCTTTCTTTGGATCAGGCACAGGACAATCAAGAAAAAGCAGTCACGACTAGGAAAGAAGCAAAAGTCCATGGAGTTTGAGTTTTTGTCTTGGGTCCTCAGGTGGATCATTATCTGGAACAAGGAAGCTACTGGCCTCCCCAGGAAGAGCAAGATGGATGACAAGTATTGACTACATGTGTCAGAGGTTGGCATCCGCCGAAAACGGGATACAGAGGTCTGAGGCTGCCGGACACAACGCTAAGGTGGTGAGGACCACAGGGCAAACAGCCCTGGGGGCGGTATCCAGGAGTGAGGAGGCTCAGGGGCCGGCCGCTGCTGAACACGTAGTTCAGAGGTCTACTGGATACTGAGAGGCAGGAGCCAGAGGTGTGAGTTACAGGAAGAAGACTGATTCCTCGGCAGGGTCTGGGCACGTAGCACGCAGTGGAAGGGCAGCTGGAAGTCTCACAGTTGCTGGGCTCacagctggctggctggcagctggcagGTTCACTGCAGGTCTCTTGGCCATTGTTCAGGATCCAGGTACGGTCTTGACAGCTACTGGGCACGCAAAGGACATCGCCACCACTCACATTTGTAGGGCAGAGGGCAATGGATGAGGAGAGAGGGATATGACAAGGATTCCTGAGGGATCCCAAGCTGTAGTTTCCGGAGCAGTAGTTGTGGCAAGCCATAGTGAGATTTCGGGAGTAGGTGGCTGTTGATAGAAAGAAGTGAGTGTCTTAGGCTTCTCATTCAACTTGCTCCTTTATATACCCACAGAAGGTGGTGATTTTGTACACAACCTCTTCCTCCTTGCTGTATGAAGCTGCATCAGAACACTTTATTATAGCCCAGGAAGTAGTGCTGCTGCCTCCCATAAAACTGTAGGTTTCTTGCAAGGCCTTCCATTGATTAAGTATATCTATAAAGCAGTGTGACCCTATTTTAATAGGATCTCTGCTTCTTAAATTATGCAACCAAAACAGACATGCTGAAGGTCATGCACTTATGTTTTTATAGCCACTACTGCATAAACATTCTTAGAATTCCTCTCAGAATTGTCTTTAAAAGTTGTAGTAAACTTCTTTGAAAGGGTGACAAATtatctcttttttggggggaaattcTATGCTTTTTGGAAATTGCCAAAAGTGAACAAAGACATGACATGTTTCATAGTTATCATAGGCTTATCATTTCATGGTTACTCATGTTCCAACCCCAAACTAATattcttggttaaaaaaagagagaagttagaCATAATGAATAAGGCATAGAAATGGATTGGTTTTGCTTCTTACATTGATTCTGATGTCAGTTAAGAGGCACTTATAAACCGCTTGTACATAACAGCATCAGAATAAATGTAAAGCATTCCTAAGTATGAATACTTCAAAGGTAACTTGGGGATATATTTTCTGGTAAAAAATCGGTTTAAAAGATACATGATTACATTTAACCTCAACGATCTCACTGTATTTTTCATATACCAACATACCTAGTGGCTCCACAGGCTATTTTAGCAGAAATTGTAATTATCTGCTGGATCTAAGTTTCAATTTCCTCTAGCTAAAAACTCAGTGTAAATCGCAACGCTTTGTCCTATTTTTACATAAATGCAATTAtgttgtaaaagaataaaaaatcttATAATCTTTATGATTTGGGGCAGAGAGATTCTAAGAGTAGTATAATGTAGAAAATTTCAATGTGCCAAAATTTGTGCCTGGCTTTATTTTAGAATCCTGGTAGAAAGTGATTTCCTaccaaaatatctttatttttttaaaaagtcatgtttttttttatttcatataaataaataaactgagtcAAATTGAAAGTTTGATTTATGTGCAGAATATtcttaatacaaataaataaatttggctcAGTTTAAATTATGGATCTTCCTGGAacagaagcaaataaaatttctttaaaaagaagaaatggcatgacatttttcatagttgTTATAGACTAATCATTTCGTTGTTACACATGTTCCAACCAAAAACTAAtattcttggttaaaaaaaaaagagaaattagacaCAATGATTAAGGCATAGAAATGGATTTGGTTTTGCTTCTTACTTTGATTCTGATGTCAGTTAAGAAGAGGTTATAAACTGCTTATACGTAGGCAATAGCATCAAAATAAATGTATGGaattcccttcatagctcagcggttaagaacccaactaggatccatgaggatgcaggttcgatccctggcctcattcaatggattCAGGATTCGagattgtcgtggctgtggtgtagactggcagctgtagctccgatttgacccctagcctggtaacctccatatactgtgggtgcagcccttaaaaaaaaaaagaaaagacaaaaaaaaaatgtaaagcattcCTAAGTATGAATGCTTTGAAGGTTATTTGGGGATATATTTTCTggtaaaaatcagttttaaagacACATAATTACATTTAGCCTCAACGATCTCACTGTATTTTTCATACACCAACATACCTAGTTGCTCCACAGGCTATTTTAGCAGAAATTGTAATTATCTGCGGGATCTAAGTTTCAATTTCCTCTAGCTAAAAACTCAGTGTAAATCACAACGCCTTCTCCTACTTTTATGTTCAGTGGATATGCCCACATTTATGAAGTCTCTCTCTGTCCTGGGGTGGAATCTGTgaatggaagatttttttctctatggaCTAAGAGGACTATTGTACCATGAAGgctagaaatatgaaaagaaaatgatatagtCTCTGAGGTCCCTGGCTAAAATGTTGAAAGCACCTCAGTGTTTTAGGTCAGATAATATTAACCTTGGATAATTCGTACCTGAAGCGTTTGATGAGTCCTCCCAGCTCCAATCACTACCCTGCCTGCTTTCATCACCTGATACTGTTTGCACGCATTGGGAGAGTCTTCTTGTGAAATCCTGGATGCAACAGCTATATATAACTAATAGGTACAGCCATATATAACTGAATGCTTATCAGTTTTATAGGTTGATGCTCTTTCTGTCTGCTCTTCTCTATTACAGGCAAAGTCCAACACCTGCATCATTAATGAAtcaatatatttgtatgtatttatgtatatgtataggtTATGTTGTATGTGTACATGGATGTTTTTCCACGCAGAGAAGGACTGTGGGATAAGAGGAAGCTAGTATTTACTTAGTGTGTACTCTGAGCAACACATTGCAGCATGCATACCCATGTGCGTGATGTCAACTTAGCCTCAAAATTCTTTACAGTATATTTGACTACGACATGTATTCGTATGAGAAAACCTAAGATATAGAAAGTTGCAGTACATGATATGAAGAGAAACATTTGCACAAAGGGGTTCAAAACGTTTGAACATTTGTGTGGTGATTCTAGACCTCTAAAATGCTTTATCTCCCATCATCCAATACAGCAGTACACAGAGATACACTGATACCATCATTTACTAACTGGGCAATTTGCATAATCACGCTGATCCTCACACACTATCAGTATCTTTTCATAAAACAGTGGAAATGTTAATAGTGACTATTTCAGTGCCATTTTAGGAAATGCTGAGACGtaagaaaaattaagtataaacTGCAAAGCGCTATACcagaataatttacttttttgccttgggattcttaactcattcCAAAGAGAACCACCTTGGTTTTGATTCCTTTACAGCACCTCCAAGAGACTCTCATTTTTCTGTAGTGGGTGGGTGACACTGTAAAAATATTCACAGAATTTCAAATGGCCTGAGTTTAAGTTGTCCCCAGCTATAACAAATGTTGAACTGTTGTTATTTGAAAGTAACCATCTCACCAACAAAAGAAGTCATATGGGCATAACAGCAAGTACCTCATTAGTAGCCTCTCATAAAACTACATTTTTCAGGTTCTTCTGATGCAAGAGCCCAGGGTAGACTGAGAAACTATATATCCTATGTGTTCCTACAGGTTT is a genomic window of Sus scrofa isolate TJ Tabasco breed Duroc chromosome 13, Sscrofa11.1, whole genome shotgun sequence containing:
- the LOC100624997 gene encoding keratin-associated protein 26-1, encoding MACHNYCSGNYSLGSLRNPCHIPLSSSIALCPTNVSGGDVLCVPSSCQDRTWILNNGQETCSEPASCQPASCEPSNCETSSCPSTACYVPRPCRGISLLPVTHTSGSCLSVSSRPLNYVFSSGRPLSLLTPGYRPQGCLPCGPHHLSVVSGSLRPLYPVFGGCQPLTHVVNTCHPSCSSWGGQ